The Thamnophis elegans isolate rThaEle1 chromosome Z, rThaEle1.pri, whole genome shotgun sequence genome contains a region encoding:
- the LOC116522722 gene encoding vomeronasal type-2 receptor 26-like produces MTSWTYRASLELFSTKGQFISNYNCDTQHRPIAVLGGPTADVCLHMATILSLYKMPQLMYGSSTESSTEKEAILYQQMFPIMDHQYKGIFQLLLHFQWTWIGILTGDSDNGEKFIQDLVPMLSQKGICLDFIERFPIVDYSNNIAEVVDVGLVMYMVVMKSTVNVLLVHGEIYGILILRLLSTNLKEEDAPLWRQGKIWVMTAEMDFTSLPFLRNSDLVFLHGALSFAIHSEKVSGFQEFVQMKNPILEKENSFIKLFWESAFECSFSISVMNEDKNEVPCTGKEKLETLPTSVFEMDMTSHSYCIYNAIHVVAHALHDFHSLMVEYRARGHEAKLEHLDQKLWKVQPLSLCNKKCHSGYTRSKIEGKPFCCYDCLKCPHGKISNHVDMDDCFQCPEDQYANANQDLCLPKIATFLMYEEPLGIILVSFALFFSLVTVGVLWIFIKHQDTPIVKANNRNLTYVLLIALFLSFLCSLLFPGKPGTVTCLLRQTAFGIIFSVAISCVLAKTIIVVLAFMATKPGSKMTKWVGRRLAMSIVLGCSLIQGIICIIWVMTSPPFPDADTNSGAKEIFLQCNEGSVFMFYCVLGYMGFLAFISFTVAFLARKLPDAFNEAKFITFSMLVFCSVWLSFVPSYLSTKGKYMVAVEVFSIIASSVGLLICIFFSKCYIILLKPALNNREQLRRKT; encoded by the exons ATGACAAGTTGGACGTATCGTGCCTCACTGGAACTTTTCTCTACAAAGGGCCAGTTCATCTCTAACTACAACTGTGATACACAGCACCGACCAATAGCAGTCCTTGGAGGACCTACTGCTGATGTGTGTCTACACATGGCTACCATCCTGTCCCTTTACAAGATGCCACAG ttAATGTATGGTTCCTCCACTGAAAGTAGTACAGAAAAAGAAGCTATTCTGTATCAACAAATGTTCCCGATTATGGACCATCAATATAAAGGAATCTTTCAATTACTGTTGCATTTCCAATGGACGTGGATTGGCATATTGACTGGGGATAGTGATAATGGTGAGAAGTTCATACAAGATCTGGTTCCCATGTTATCCCAGAAGGGGATCTGTCTAGACTTCATTGAAAGATTTCCCATTGTTGATTATTCGAATAACATTGCTGAGGTGGTGGATGTGGGACTTGTAATGTACATGGTGGTTATGAAAAGCACTGTTAATGTACTACTGGTCCATGGTGAAATTTATGGAATTTTAATTCTGAGGCTTCTTTCCACTAATTTGAAAGAGGAAGATGCACCATTATGGAGACAGGGTAAAATCTGGGTTATGACAGCTGAGATGGACTTCACTTCGCTTCCCTTTCTGAGGAATAGTGACCTAGTCTTCCTCCATGGTGCTCTGTCTTTTGCAATTCATTCAGAGaaggtgtcaggattccaagaaTTTGTTCAGATGAAGAACCCCatcttagaaaaagaaaatagctttATCAAGCTCTTCTGGGAAAGTGCCTTTGAATGTTCCTTCTCCATCTCTGTTATGAATGAAGATAAAAATGAGGTTCCCTGCACTGGGAAGGAAAAACTGGAAACTCTTCCTACATCTGTGTTTGAAATGGACATGACTAGCCATAGCTACTGCATCTACAATGCCATCCATGTGgtggcacatgctttgcatgaCTTCCATTCATTGATGGTGGAATACAGAGCTAGAGGACATGAAGCCAAACTGGAACATCTGGATCAAAAGCTCTGGAAA GTCCAACCTCTGTCTTTATGCAATAAGAAGTGCCATTCAGGTTATACTAGGAGCAAGATAGAAGGGAAGCCATTTTGTTGCTATGATTGTCTGAAATGTCCACATGGGAAGATTTCAAATCACGTAG ATATGGACGATTGCTTTCAGTGTCCAGAAGATCAATATGCAAATGCTAACCAGGATTTGTGTCTTCCAAAGATTGCAACGTTTTTGATGTATGAAGAACCTCTGGGGATCATTTTGGTCAGttttgctcttttcttttctttggtcaCAGTTGGAGTCCTTTGGATCTTTATTAAACATCAGGAcactcccatagtcaaagccaacaaccggaatcTCACCTATGTTCTCCTTATTGCTCTcttcttgtcttttctttgttCATTATTATTCCCTGGAAAACCAGGCACGGTGACGTGCCTCCTTCGCCAAACTGCCTTCGGGATCATCTTCTCTGTGGCTATTTCTTgtgtcttggccaaaaccatcattgttgttctggctttcatggccaccaagcctggGTCTAAGATGACCAAATGGGTGGGGAGAAGATTGGCCATGTCCATTGTGTTGGGCTGCAGTTTAATTCAAGGAATTATTTGCATTATATGGGTGATGacttctcccccattcccagatgCTGACACAAATTCAGGGGCAAAAGAAATCTTTCTGCAGTGTAATGAAGGTTCAGTCTTCATGTTCTACTGTGTTTTGGGTTATATGGGCTTCCTTGCCTTTATCAGTTTCACAGTGGCTTTTCTAGCTAGAAAATTGCCTgatgctttcaatgaagccaagtttatcaccttcagcatgttggtcttctgcagtgtctggctGTCCTTTGTTCCATCatatctgagcaccaaaggaaaatacATGGTTGCAGTAGAGGTCTTCTCCATTATAGCGTCTAGTGTTGGGTtattgatttgcatttttttctctaaatGCTACATCATTCTCTTGAAGCCTGCACTAAACAATAGAGAACAGTTAAGAAGGAAAACATAA